The Capra hircus breed San Clemente chromosome 25, ASM170441v1, whole genome shotgun sequence nucleotide sequence agacagataataacaacTGCtgatgaagatgtggagaaattggaacattCATACCttggtggtgggaatgtaaaatggtgcagtcactttggaaaactgccTGACAGTTGCTCAAatggttaaacatagagttaccatatgatccagcaattctatccctagatatatacacagagaatttaaaaagatgtccacacaaaaccttgtacatgaatgttcacagcagccttaCTCAtaataaaccaaaatggaaaccCAAATGTCCTttggctgatgaatggataaacagagtagtatatccatacaatggaatattatttgacaataagaaggaaagaagaactgATCAAACTATCagtacaacatggatgagccttgagaatgttatgctaagtaaaagaactggtcacaaaagaccacatattgtatgactacatttacatgaaatgtccacaACAGGCAAATCTAGAGAGACTGAAAGCAAATTATCCATTGCCTAGCACTGAGGGTAAAGGATTGTCAGGGAATGGGGGCTTGGGATCAATAGGAAGTGACAGCTGTGGAGTTTCTTTTAGAGggtatgaaaatattctaaaattagatcATGATGATTGcataactctgtgaatatactaaaacccccTGAATTATATACTTCAGACAGGTTAATTGTAgggtatattaattttttttttagttttgccagtttattgctaccaacccatctccctccacccgcctcatgtgtgtgcgtgctcagtcatgtaaccccatagactgcagcccaccagtctcctctgtccatgggcttttccaggcaagaatactggagtggactgccatttccttctccatgaattttattttaataacactgttaatttttttgaaagtCCCTGAGTCCTCAGGGAGCAGGAACTTGGGTATAGGATGCTGGGGGTGTCAGAGAAGGGGGACCAAGGGATGGGCAGATTGTCTGGGCCCAGAAAGGGAGCAGGAGTTGTGGGTCTCTTCCAAACATTCTGGGAACCCACTCCATCCTTCATTGTAAATAGATAGCCAGGGAGATCTATCGATTAGTGTATATGGTatctttgtgtatatgtgtgtacgtaCGCACGCTCACTTGTGCCCAATACTCTTGGTGATCCCACgaactggagcccaccagtctcctctgtccacaggattttccaggcacgaatgctagagtgggttgccatttcctactctgggggatcttccccacccagggatggaaactgcatctcttgagtctcctgtttGATAGATGATTTTTTACTactaggccacctgggaagcccatatggtaTCTttacatgaatatatttttaaaagatgccaCCCCAACCCCCAAGATAAATCATCTTGCTCGAGGCCAAAAATCAAGTCAGTAGTAAACAGAAGTTCTACTTTCAATCTCCCAATCTGATGTCTGTTTCTTTCCTGGACCCTTAGACTTTGATCCCAGCCTGGACAGGAAGGAGGCCCGGGGACAGTGCTTATCCTGCTCTGGGTGTGAGTATGGCCAGTGAGTGTCCTTGGTCAAACTGGTGCCCTCTTTCTGCAGCCATTACACCCTGGTCCCTGCTGTTGCCATGTGGCCACCTTGTTCTGCTATGGAGAATGGACGTGAGGTCCCTGACACTAAGGTGATACCTACTACTTCTGCTTCAGGTGCTACCAGCACACGGGCTGGAGGGGGCCTGAACACCAGACACTTCCTAAGGCTGCCAACTTGGTGGCCCCCAAGTCTACAGGTGACAGTGTGGAAAGGAGGATCTGGTTCACTGTGacctttgctttattttgttttataattgtgAAAGGCCCTAGTAGTTGGAATTTATAGTTCAGAATCAGTTCCTGAGTATCCTCCTAgaaatactctgctgctgctgctgctgctaaatcacttcagtcgtgtctgactattcgtgaccccatagacggcagcccaccaggctcccccgtccctgggattctccaggcaagaacactggagtgggttgccatttccttctccaatgcaggaaagtgaaagtgaagtcactcagtcgtgtccgactcttagcgaccccatggactgcagcccaccaggctcctccgtgcactTGAATTTGAGCACTTATGAGTAATTCAGCCCAAATGGGAGGATACTAACCACActgcttttcactttttcatttgaCATTTTTTTGGATATTACTCAACAACATAGATTGATAAgcctaatttttattcttttttttttaggcctaattttttaaaaaactgttgcaTAATATATTTTACAGTGGCTTTTAGTCCTTTGTAATGGACATAGAGGGTGTTCCCAGTCATCACACATTTTGCTGCACTGAACAATCTTTCGTTTTCAGTTTTGTCACagaattggaaaaagaaatgtgtgGTGTAAATTCTTTGAGGTGTATTTGCTGAGTCGAAAagtgtatgctttttttttttggctgtgctgcatggcttgtgggatcttagttctccaatcagggatcaaacccatgccctctgcattggaagtgtgaggggtcttaaccactggactgccagggaagtccttttactttttaaaaaatgtgttttcttgcttcttttttcctcttcagttttaCTGAGCtatgacatacagcactgtgtttaaggtgtacagtataATGATCACATACATCACAAAGCATTTAACTTTTGATAAACATCAAATCATCTTTCCAagaggctgtaccaatttatactaTAGGgcctcatttttgtttttccatttttggtCTTTGAAAAATTACTTTAGTGTTAAATACATCACCTCCactgtttttgaaaatatatattgcaCAGGAATTTAGGATTTTCAAGTTATGTTAAAAATATCCTTTTGAATGGCAATGAACTTAAAGATTAAACTGAGAATCAACAGCTTTTAATAGTATCTTTCCATTCAGGTACATGGTATGTCTTCATTCAGTTAGGTCTTATATCCTTCAGGATAGAGATACCATTTTCTTCATGTAGGATTTgtatgtttttttgtgtgtgagctTTATTCCTATGTAGTTTAtgggttttgttgttattgagaATGGGACTCCAAGTATATTTTCTAGTCTGTTATTGTAATTTACAGGAAATATAACTTTGGCCTCAGTTTATTATCTGTAAAAAGACAGAAGTAGAACTCTCAGTAAAAGGTTAAATAAGTATGGGCCAAAGAAAGCTAAACAGATTTGTTCATTGCAGGACTTATCAATGACTTTAATATACTTTGATCACGAAGAATTCCCAAGAAGGTACAGGAATTCCTGGTACTCACTTGACCATGGAACCCTTCATCACAAGATATTCTGAAAACATATTTAGAGAAAACAATGCACCCAAAGACCCTTCTAGTTTCTAACTTGTCAGTCCAGGGATCTCCACTAAACCTTATCAGGTGCCCAAACTCCTCTGTTACTTACCCCCAACCAGAACACAGAAGACAACCCAGTGTCGAGTGAATGCTTTAATGAGTGGTGCTTGGAGGGAGCCAGGTCTCCCGCCAACTGCTACCGGCCACCACTGTCCCCAGCTTTGTCAGGAAGATGAGCTAGCTGCCTGGGCACAGAGATGGATCTGAAGTCTAACAGTGATCTGGGGCAAAGGGGGGTTCGGGAAGCACCTCATAGGGGCAAGGTTCCCAGGAGTGTGGCAGAGGGGACCTGGACCTCAGGCTGGTCCCTCTTCAGGCATTCCTAGTAAAGCCACGAGGGGCTCGAGGGGCGTGGGGGTTCCAATGGGCACAGGGTGGGTGCGTTCGTGCTTGCGCAGGTCGCTGGCACTCAAGAAGGCCTTGGGGCAGTGGGGGCAGGTGTATGGGCGCACAGAGCTGTGGGTGCGGCTGTGCTTGCGTAGCCCAGCCCGGTCTGAGAAGCTCTTGCCGCACTGGGTGCAGGGAAAGGGCCGGAGCTCTGGGTGTGAGCGCTCATGCCGTCGCAGCAATGTCAGCGTGGAGAACGTCTCCTTGCACTCCCGACACACAAACTGGGGTGGTTTCTCATCCACCTCCTCACCCCCCACCTCACCTGCCGCCCCCATGGGACCAGGAGCCTCCCCAACCCCTTGGCACTTTACGTGCTCCACCGTCATGCCTACCACTTGCCACTGGGTAGCCATCACACCACCCGATTCCGGGGGCAGCCCCAGCAGCCCAGCTGGAGGGTCTCCGAGCGCCGCCCCTGATGCTGGGGCGGCTGAGCCCTCGCCAGCCATGCTGACTGGTAGTGCCAGCTCTACCACCAGCTCCTGTTGCGGGGGAGCCCCTGTGGCCTCGCTGCTTCGATGAGTCCGCTCGTGCTTCCTCAGGCTGGATGAGACCACGAAGGATTTTCCGCAAGCATTGCAGTGGAAGGGGCGCTCACCCGAGTGCACCCGGCTGTGCTTAGTAAGGCTGGCTCGCTCCGCAAAGGCTCGCCCGCACTCCTCACAGCGGAATGGCCGCTGGCCCGAGTGCACCAGCGCGTGCCGCTTGAGGTCCCAGGACGCCACGAATGTCTTGTCACACTGCAGGCACTTGAACGGTCGGTCGCCCGTGTGCACCCGCCGATGCATGGCCAGGTCGGCCGGCTGCCGAAAGTCCTTGCCGCACTTCTCACAGCGGTAGGGCTTCACGCCTTCGTGTGCCCGCTGATGGCGCCGGAAGCTTGAGGGGTCGGAGAACATGCGGCCACAGCGCGGGCACAGGAAGGGCTTCTCGCCTGAGTGCGTGCGCTCGTGGCTCTGGTAGGAACTGAGCTGCGTAAACCCCTTGCCACAGGCTGGACAGCGGTAGGGCTTCTGCGCCGCGTGGATGCGCTGGTGGCAAGTCAGCGAGGAAGAGCGGGAGAAGCTCTTCCCGCACTCTGAGCAGAGGAAGGGGCGCTCGCCCGTGTGCGACCTGTGGAAGTGCGGAGACCCAGTGTGAAGGTGGCAGCCCTTCGCCTGACCCCCGCTCCTGTCTGCACTGTAAGTTAGGGCCCCCTAACCTCTCTGGGGTCTTGGTCTACGGGCCACAGCGCTGTACCCGAGTAAAAAGCCTTCAGGACAGGTGTAGGTTCCAGATCCGTCACTGCAGGCCACAGACCCGGCCCCCATTCGCACCTCTTGCACGTACCAAAGACCCTAAGAGCAGCCCAACTTCAAGCCCTGGCCCCTTCGCTGCACGCTAGGAACCCAAGCCAATCAGATCCCAGATTTACCCTCCAGCTCCCATAGATCCGCCTCACTCGCCTTCCCATTGGCTCCTTCGGCTCTCTGGGACTCAACGCCTTTAACCTATTGGTGCACTCTTCCCAACCCCTTCAGCCGCCCCCACCCAGTCCACCTCCCTCACCGTTCGTGGTTGCGAAGGTCCTTGAGCTCTGCATAGGCTTTGCCACAGCGCTCGCAGCTGTAGGGTCGCAGGCCTGCGTGCGTGCGCCGGTGTTTGCGGAACACCGAGGGGTCGGCGAAGCTCTTGCCACAGTCGGCGCAGGTGTAGGGCCTCTCGCCCGTGTGACCGCGCTGGTGGATCTTTAGCTTGGAGAGCGCGCCGTAGGCCTTGGGGCAGTGCGCACAGCGGAAGGGCAGCTCGCCAGCGTGTGAGGCCAGGTGCACGCGCAGGCACACGGGTTGCATGAAGCGGCGGCCGCACTCGGGGCAAGGGAagggcttctcgcccgtgtgGCTGCGCCCGTGGCTGCGCAGCTCTGGTGCTGTTTTATAGGCTTTGGGGCACAGCGGGCAAGCATAGGGCCGAGGCTTGGCCGCTGCACCTGACACCTTGTCCCCGCTAGCATCTTCTGCTTTGGGGTCTGTCTCTGGTTTCAGCTTCACCTCGGCCATCTCCTCAGTGCAGTCTGCAGGCCCATGCGTGGCAGCATGGCGTGCTGCCCGGGGTGCATTTGGAAACGTCTTGGTACAGGACAGACACTTATAGCGGCGGCCTGAGCGCTTGTAGCCCGGGGCTGGGGACCGGTCCTCCGGAGACTCTACCTCCATGGCCTCGATGGGCGGATCTTCTCTGCAAGAGAAGCAAAGTTAGGAGCCACACCCCTTTCCGAATTCTCCAAGGGCTCTCTCCTCACCAAAGCCCTCGAAGGCCTCAGAAGGAACTGCCTGTCCCACCCGGGTGCATGTCCTTTCTGTCTGTGCTCCTGTTGTCCCTCTGGTCCGTTCACTGATGAAAGGGGCTGGACTAGGTGACTTCAGAGGAGCTGAGGGGGTAAGCTGGGATCATCCAAATGTTCACTGGCACTTTTCTCCCCAGCTTCTGGGTTTCTCCAAGCCCTGTGGCATTCAGAGAAGGCCCAGGCTTGGTCCATCTCACCATGTTTACGTTCTTGACCTCAGCATCCAAGACCTGTGCCAGGCTGCAGGCACGGAGGCTACCCAGATGTGAGTCTGGCCTGAAGGTCTCTAAGTTCTCAGGAAAGACAGACAAGGGTCCAGAGGAGGGCAAAGCCAGCGGGCTAAATGTGGTGATTGGCATCATCTGTCTGGAAGGGTAGGTCCCCAGCATGTTTATTTTGTCTTTCCCTTCTGGTTGGTTAGCTCTCAGAGGCAACAACTGTTCACACAGAATTCTGGCCTTGCACAGCTGTAAGATACTCCACCCCGAATAGGAATCCTGGTCCACCCTCTGTTCTGGAATGGCCCTTTGGTTCTTGCTCCCATAACTCTGGTAATGGGGAGCTCAGTCACTCTCCAAGCGGCTTGAGTCATTGCTAGCAGAACTTAGAAGCCTCTGTCTCCTACTCAATGCATCTGCTCTGGCCTGGCCTCCTGGGACACCCGGCTGTAGCCAccccttctttttccattcagagTCCAGACACCCTCCACCCAGCTGCTCCTGGGGATCATGGATGGGAGGAAATAGGATTAATGGCTACATTAGTCTTAACACCAGCTCATCCTCCCTGGGGGATGAAGGGAAGAGGATTATAGCAGATCCACTTAAGGAGTGCTTGCAGCAGCTGCTGGGGGCAgccagggcaggaggtggggtggggaggacaaTGCtatggagaggggaggggagcaagGTGTGCCCAGAAGGTGGACCTCGAGGTGGGAGGTCAGGATTCTCCTTTCTGGGCTTGTTTCCTCATCCTATACCTCAGGGATTGGTGGCTTTAATTTATGACCCAGGGAGGACATAGGAGTCCCTGATGGGGAGTGGCAAGGGGTGCATCTTTAGAATCAGCATCCTTCTGCCTAGTGGCCCTGCCTCAGTTCCTGTCCCCTACATACACAGTCTAGCGtgcacaggcagccagagtcttCTCCCTAAGGTGCCATATAATGCTCGGTCCCCTACTCAGGAACTTCCCATGGCTTCCATCACACCACATAAGTTCCCAGGTCTTTCCTGGCTGTTACGGATCTCACCAATCCTTCCTTTTGGAGCCTTACTTCCCAAAGGAAGCTCATCCTGCATCTCCCGTTGGTTTTTGGCCCCATCCTACATAGCTCTGTTCCACCCCCAGCTTGGTTTTTGTACTTTTCCCACTAAATTCTAGGACTGGAAGTTGAATTAAGGGTTTGAGGCCCCACCTTCCCCAGGGCTGAATTCCACCTACAGTTTTCAGGGGATCTGCTTATCCCTGGATGAGGCTCTCACAACCTCCCTCCCAGATCATCTCTGGACAGTCTGAACAGTCTCCTTAATAAAAATAAGAGCTCACATGTACAGAGCGCCTGCTAAATAACAGACAATATCCTAAActctttacatgtattaactcatttgaaCTTCACATGAACACCAGGGGATAAGTTCTATCATTACCCTTCTTTCTCAGATAAGGGATTGAGGCCCAGAGAAACAATGTAGCTTTGTGGTTAAGTGCAGTCTCTGAAGTCAAACTGCCTTGCTTTCAATCTTCTCTTGCTTGCTTCCTAGCTGTACATTGACCCTGAGCAATGTACTTCCTGCTCCAGGACCTCaatttttctcatctgaaaaaaggGAGGTAATAACAGGACTTACTTcacagggctgggcagggctcCATGAGATAATAATTACTACCCTCAATTACTGAATTTTATCAGAGCCAGACACTTTGCTGCATGTGCTACCTTATTCTCTCATAGCTTTCTGAGATCAGGAttgtttattctcattttacagacaaataAACTGAGGTTctagacttccctgtggtccagtggttaagaatccacctgccaatgcaggagacatgggtttgatcctcaacctgggaggatcccacatgctcagatcaactaagcctgtgcgccacagctactgagcttgtgtgccacagctattgagcttgtgccccgcaacaaaagaagccacctcaatgagaagcccgagcaccgcaactagagagtagcccccagttgccgcaactggagaaagccagtgcacagcaacaaagacccagcacagccaaaaataataaataaataaatttattaaaaacaaaactgaggttCCAAGAAGGTTAGTGATTAACTCATGATCACATAGCTAATAACTCATGCAGggcatgacagaagatgagatggtgggatggcatcaccaactcaatggacatgagtttgagtaaactcaaggagtcggtgatggacagggaggcctggcgggctgcagtccatggggtcacaaagagtcggacacgactgagcggctgtactgaactgaactgggctgggCTCTTTCTCTACAGTTCTTCATTTACTTAAGGTTTATTAACCAAACCATGAGATCTTCCAGGGCTCCAAAGACAAAGACCATGGCCAGAAAGGCCCTGAACTACCTAACTCCTGCCTATCCCATCTCCCACTCCCCTCTCCTTGGCTCACTTGGCTCCACCTACACAGGTTCCCCCTTTTCCATCCTCAAAGACCTAAATTCCTTCCAATCTCAGGGACTTCACACTAACCGTGTCCACTGCTAAAAACACTATTCCCCAAGGATCTGTGTGTAGCTATCTCTTTGATTCCATTTGGGTCTCAGCTCCTTGTCACCTCCTTAAAGAGGGTTttcctgacatttaaaaaaaaattttttttttaagtttacttggctgcaccaggtgttatatgtggcatgcaggatctttagttgtggcattcgcactcttagctgcagcatgtggaatctagttccccaaccagggatcgaacccagatcccctgcaaTGGGAGGACagtcttagccactaaaccaccagggaagtccctgaccacctttcttaGTTCTATCTGCATCCCTGCTAATCACTCTTTGTTCCCCTCCTCTTTAATCTCCTTCGTGTTGTTCATCTGGATAACATTTCTTGCAAATTTACCAAGGGCCAGGTATCATTCTAAGCATTTTATGTGTACTACTCAAGCTAAGCTTCACGACTGCCTAGGAGTTTGTTATGAATGAACATGTGCAGGCATGGAAGAAAGGGGCATGTGAGAACTTAGGTGGTCACATATATAATCCTAGAAAGGAGGTCTCACCAGGATCTGAAtcagccagcaccttgatcttggacacCTAaacctccagaaccatgagaaataaacttCCATTGTGCCCCCAGTCTGctatcatttgtttgtttgttttgg carries:
- the ZNF668 gene encoding zinc finger protein 668, with translation MEVESPEDRSPAPGYKRSGRRYKCLSCTKTFPNAPRAARHAATHGPADCTEEMAEVKLKPETDPKAEDASGDKVSGAAAKPRPYACPLCPKAYKTAPELRSHGRSHTGEKPFPCPECGRRFMQPVCLRVHLASHAGELPFRCAHCPKAYGALSKLKIHQRGHTGERPYTCADCGKSFADPSVFRKHRRTHAGLRPYSCERCGKAYAELKDLRNHERSHTGERPFLCSECGKSFSRSSSLTCHQRIHAAQKPYRCPACGKGFTQLSSYQSHERTHSGEKPFLCPRCGRMFSDPSSFRRHQRAHEGVKPYRCEKCGKDFRQPADLAMHRRVHTGDRPFKCLQCDKTFVASWDLKRHALVHSGQRPFRCEECGRAFAERASLTKHSRVHSGERPFHCNACGKSFVVSSSLRKHERTHRSSEATGAPPQQELVVELALPVSMAGEGSAAPASGAALGDPPAGLLGLPPESGGVMATQWQVVGMTVEHVKCQGVGEAPGPMGAAGEVGGEEVDEKPPQFVCRECKETFSTLTLLRRHERSHPELRPFPCTQCGKSFSDRAGLRKHSRTHSSVRPYTCPHCPKAFLSASDLRKHERTHPVPIGTPTPLEPLVALLGMPEEGPA